One Actinoplanes missouriensis 431 DNA segment encodes these proteins:
- a CDS encoding polymorphic toxin-type HINT domain-containing protein — MHADKWARARWLAAFCAFLLTATLAPPADVPARAEPGEVPAVTAGAGPQPRGIPANAAPDAAVPEDQRPPIVPPGVEAGGEARKVGRAAVARAAEAAPGEAFTDVLLRPGFVVGDTSLVTYFNLKDQGFERWRVDLFETGSQTRQESVELGKDQLKNTGCGALRTYCKSLGAAEGWQLDATKNYFVTITALYPDGEVPSANSDDAQPRTTIDPPAIPARQAAGCGCSGALGMTGASQATRGIGVNTGTGAFTRTEQDQGMASFGVPFSSTRAYSSGNIGPSALGSGWAWVYDMKVTATEGGALVRAEDGSDTVFAANGDGYVRPPGVRSTLRRAGAGWELVTRNNIVFAFDAQGRLSSILNPRQVGLRFAHTDTSITVTDASGRKAVAKLVAGLIESITLPDGRKTQYFYTDGLLTKVRDAAGEYWQYRYDAAGRLLQVIQPDKIVALTNEYGADGRVARQLDALGAATTFAWDPGKQESTTTDADNVVVWDGYKGNVLLYSQRGNGDTNNHRYDGALNRSLVVNANQNQHESAYDPAGNLVEQFAPQRRFSEKTSYDARNNPTSHVDAEGQTWKDEYNQFDELVTSTDPENHSITYTYDGRGLLLTITDQRGKVTRTENIADGQPNAGLLNAQISPEGRRTEFGYDKVGRQVTVTDPRGTVAGAKRETYTTRTVYDALDRTVALYAPGKKNPDAADFDAVGRLRKTTTAGGVSTSYTYFDNGLPKATYEARRTMLNTYTPAGRRLTSAIDMKHEADLVTSWAYNAKGLVQSTTSPRGNLPGANKADFTTTYVYDNNDNIIQLRRPYPNGQVVTRDYKVDDLDRSVETVDEFGKSAKFDRSNSGQVRATTDALGRSTAMSYDRNGRQTGITDPKGGQTRTEYDAAGNKIKQISATGGITTYEYTDDGFVSAVTEPRGNVAGADKERFTAHFEYDLAGNQIRGIDALDNVTTRKYDALNRTVSATDANNHTTRYTYTDDNQPRTVTAPDAEYDADDPEEDSTRYEYSEDGSLSAMTDPRGNRSTLYYDEAGRLVRSTDPLERSTYAKYDAEGNRIQAITLDDDEEIEDLSAKERAKRTIVDTYDIAGRRVQRALGSEGPAYSWGYDAKDRITSYGDPTGRRDVAYDDEDQVRTVTRKTADRPDEVFSYDYDERGNVTNRQYPDGTTVSYGYDAASRITSLSAQGAAWSFGYDVAGRRTSTTLPGPTGLTEQRAYDDAGRLTSIGTERTGGAVPGVQDPISRYELTLDAVGNPNRVVTTRGGVAESVAYSYDKADRITSACYAVASCADKNAKPAGRIDYRYDLNGNRTKQVRTGTAGNDVTEYEYDDADQLTEEEVEGPGHERETEYRYDARGNQIKAGGDRLEYNLDNSLAKATLASGQSTTFNYDAVGLRVGSTSTFQNETSTQRWSWDVAGTLPQIAIDTVENGAGAIVEKRGFTYGPDDEPLALLDPASGVHSYTHDWLGGTANLLTPSGTVEEGYDYDPFGNPREGPTLTGQNLPGQSIENPMQFTGQYQDSTSGDGNYYLRARNYDPGTGRFSSRDPLPTGQGATSAYTYASNNPVAYTDPTGMVPEAGDTTGAAPVVQGPSPEDLARANQIQSKSTLDVILEAGGQILMEFLGINDILNCLKGDLVACVSMVVGALPWGKIFKAKKIGEAIFRAGKAVVTFFQELKWARAIIKGAADAAEAARKAAAAAAKAAAEKAAAAKQAAEAAAKKAAAEAAAKAKALAAKAKAKTRKSAADNGGDAPSCPIRRHSFVAGTTVLLADGSSKPIEELEPGDTVQAADPETGESGARQVTHTIRTDDDKHFVDVTVAGTDGEQHTITTTDTHPFWSVTRGEWVKAGDLNKGDLLRTSAGTYVQLSAVRSYTHGGRTYDLTVDDLHTYFVNAGGAAVLVHNNDDILCETSDLFDEFDVTPGEGFDPTVPSAGNRSYITYAFRNEADEVTYVGRASGRGNPAQVLAGRLSRGHDHFTEGLTPEVIAVQGSYASNRGAEEFFIQGYLQRGASLTNSDPAVGFSKTARGKKSVGYIDAFFTELLG; from the coding sequence ATGCATGCCGATAAGTGGGCGCGCGCTCGCTGGCTGGCGGCGTTCTGCGCGTTCCTGCTGACAGCGACCCTGGCGCCGCCGGCCGACGTGCCGGCCCGCGCCGAGCCCGGCGAAGTCCCGGCCGTCACCGCGGGCGCCGGCCCGCAACCACGTGGCATCCCGGCCAACGCGGCCCCGGATGCCGCGGTTCCCGAGGATCAGCGGCCCCCGATCGTACCCCCGGGGGTGGAAGCCGGCGGCGAGGCGCGCAAGGTCGGCCGGGCCGCCGTCGCCCGTGCGGCCGAGGCGGCCCCGGGCGAGGCGTTCACCGATGTGCTGCTGCGGCCCGGATTCGTGGTCGGCGACACCTCGCTGGTGACCTACTTCAACCTGAAGGACCAGGGCTTCGAGCGCTGGCGGGTGGATCTCTTCGAGACCGGCTCGCAGACCCGGCAGGAGTCCGTCGAGCTGGGCAAGGACCAGCTGAAGAACACCGGCTGCGGCGCCCTGCGCACCTACTGCAAGTCGCTGGGCGCGGCCGAGGGCTGGCAGCTGGACGCGACGAAGAACTACTTCGTCACGATCACCGCGCTCTATCCGGACGGTGAGGTGCCGTCGGCGAACTCCGACGACGCCCAGCCGCGCACGACGATCGACCCGCCCGCCATTCCGGCCCGGCAGGCCGCCGGCTGCGGGTGCAGTGGCGCGCTCGGCATGACCGGCGCGAGCCAGGCGACCCGCGGCATCGGCGTGAACACCGGCACCGGCGCCTTCACCCGGACCGAGCAGGACCAGGGCATGGCCTCGTTCGGTGTTCCGTTCTCCTCGACCCGCGCCTACTCCTCGGGCAACATCGGGCCGTCGGCGCTCGGCTCGGGCTGGGCCTGGGTCTACGACATGAAGGTCACCGCCACCGAGGGCGGCGCTCTCGTCCGGGCCGAGGACGGCTCCGACACGGTGTTCGCCGCGAACGGCGACGGCTACGTGCGGCCGCCGGGTGTGCGGTCCACGCTGCGCCGGGCCGGCGCCGGCTGGGAGCTGGTCACCCGCAACAACATCGTGTTCGCGTTCGACGCGCAGGGCCGGCTGTCCTCGATCCTCAACCCGCGTCAGGTGGGCCTGCGGTTCGCGCACACCGACACGAGCATCACGGTCACCGACGCGTCCGGGCGCAAGGCCGTGGCGAAACTGGTCGCCGGGCTGATCGAGTCGATCACGCTGCCGGACGGCCGCAAGACCCAGTACTTCTACACCGACGGCCTGCTCACCAAGGTCCGCGACGCGGCGGGGGAGTACTGGCAGTACCGGTACGACGCGGCCGGCCGGCTCCTCCAGGTGATCCAGCCGGACAAGATCGTCGCGCTGACCAACGAGTACGGCGCGGACGGCCGGGTCGCCCGGCAGCTCGACGCGCTCGGCGCCGCCACCACCTTCGCCTGGGACCCGGGCAAGCAGGAGTCCACGACGACCGACGCGGACAACGTGGTGGTCTGGGACGGCTACAAGGGCAACGTGCTGCTCTACTCGCAGCGCGGCAACGGCGACACGAACAACCACCGCTACGACGGCGCGCTCAACCGCAGCCTGGTGGTCAACGCCAACCAGAACCAGCACGAGTCGGCGTACGACCCGGCCGGCAACCTGGTCGAGCAGTTCGCGCCGCAGCGCCGGTTCAGTGAGAAGACCAGCTACGACGCGCGCAACAACCCGACCAGCCACGTCGACGCCGAAGGGCAGACGTGGAAGGACGAGTACAACCAGTTCGACGAGCTGGTCACGAGCACTGACCCCGAGAACCACTCGATCACCTACACCTACGACGGCCGCGGCCTGCTGCTGACGATCACCGACCAGCGCGGCAAGGTCACCCGGACCGAGAACATCGCGGACGGCCAGCCGAACGCGGGTCTGCTGAACGCGCAGATCTCGCCGGAGGGGCGCCGCACCGAGTTTGGCTACGACAAGGTCGGCCGGCAGGTCACGGTGACCGACCCCCGGGGCACGGTGGCCGGGGCGAAGCGGGAGACCTACACCACCCGGACCGTCTACGACGCCCTGGACCGGACCGTCGCCCTGTACGCGCCGGGCAAGAAGAACCCCGACGCCGCCGACTTCGACGCCGTCGGCCGGCTCCGGAAGACCACCACCGCCGGTGGAGTGAGCACCTCGTACACGTACTTCGACAACGGTCTGCCGAAGGCGACCTACGAGGCGCGCCGGACGATGCTCAACACCTACACGCCCGCCGGTCGGCGGCTCACCTCGGCGATCGACATGAAGCACGAGGCCGATCTGGTCACCAGCTGGGCGTACAACGCCAAGGGCCTGGTGCAGTCGACGACCTCGCCGCGCGGCAACCTGCCGGGGGCGAACAAGGCGGACTTCACCACCACGTACGTCTACGACAACAACGACAACATCATCCAGCTGCGCCGGCCGTACCCGAACGGGCAGGTGGTGACCCGGGACTACAAGGTCGACGACCTGGACCGCAGCGTCGAGACCGTCGACGAGTTCGGTAAGTCCGCGAAGTTCGACAGGTCCAACAGCGGGCAGGTGCGCGCCACCACCGACGCTCTCGGCCGCAGCACCGCGATGTCGTACGACCGGAACGGACGCCAGACCGGGATCACCGACCCGAAGGGAGGCCAGACCCGCACCGAGTACGACGCGGCCGGCAACAAGATCAAGCAGATCTCGGCGACCGGCGGCATCACGACCTACGAGTACACCGACGACGGCTTCGTGTCCGCGGTGACCGAGCCGCGCGGCAACGTCGCGGGGGCCGACAAGGAGCGCTTCACCGCGCACTTCGAGTACGACCTGGCCGGCAACCAGATCCGCGGCATCGACGCGCTGGACAACGTCACCACGCGCAAGTACGACGCGCTGAACCGGACGGTCTCGGCCACCGACGCCAACAACCACACCACCCGGTACACCTACACCGACGACAACCAGCCCCGGACGGTCACCGCGCCGGACGCCGAGTACGACGCGGACGACCCCGAGGAGGACTCGACCCGCTACGAGTACAGCGAGGACGGGTCGCTCTCCGCGATGACCGACCCGCGCGGCAACCGCTCCACGCTGTACTACGACGAGGCCGGCCGCCTGGTGCGCAGCACCGATCCGCTGGAGCGCAGCACCTACGCGAAGTACGACGCGGAGGGCAACCGCATCCAGGCGATCACCCTCGACGACGACGAGGAGATCGAGGACCTCAGCGCGAAGGAACGCGCCAAGCGGACCATCGTCGACACGTACGACATAGCCGGCCGGCGGGTGCAGCGTGCGCTCGGCTCGGAGGGCCCCGCCTACAGCTGGGGTTACGACGCCAAGGACCGGATCACCTCGTACGGCGACCCGACCGGCCGGCGTGACGTGGCCTACGACGACGAGGACCAGGTCCGGACGGTCACCCGCAAGACCGCCGACCGCCCCGACGAGGTCTTCAGCTACGACTACGACGAGCGCGGCAACGTCACCAACCGGCAGTACCCGGACGGCACCACCGTCTCCTACGGCTATGACGCGGCCAGCCGGATCACCTCGCTGAGCGCACAGGGCGCCGCGTGGAGCTTCGGCTACGACGTGGCCGGCCGGCGCACCAGCACCACGCTGCCCGGCCCGACCGGGCTGACCGAACAGCGGGCCTACGACGACGCGGGCCGGCTGACCTCGATCGGCACCGAGCGCACCGGCGGGGCCGTTCCCGGGGTGCAGGACCCGATCTCCCGGTACGAGCTGACCCTGGACGCGGTCGGCAACCCGAACCGGGTGGTCACCACCCGTGGCGGGGTCGCCGAGTCGGTGGCGTACAGCTACGACAAGGCGGACCGGATCACCTCGGCCTGCTACGCCGTCGCGTCCTGCGCCGACAAGAACGCCAAGCCGGCCGGGCGGATCGACTACCGGTACGACCTGAACGGCAACCGCACCAAGCAGGTCCGCACCGGTACGGCCGGCAACGACGTCACCGAGTACGAGTACGACGACGCCGACCAGCTGACCGAGGAGGAGGTCGAGGGCCCCGGCCACGAGCGCGAGACGGAATACCGGTACGACGCCCGCGGCAACCAGATCAAGGCCGGCGGCGACCGTCTCGAGTACAACCTCGACAACAGCCTCGCCAAGGCGACCCTCGCCTCCGGGCAGAGCACGACGTTCAACTACGACGCCGTCGGGCTGCGGGTCGGCTCCACCTCGACGTTCCAGAACGAGACCTCGACGCAGCGCTGGTCGTGGGACGTGGCCGGGACGCTGCCGCAGATCGCCATCGACACCGTCGAGAACGGCGCCGGCGCGATCGTGGAGAAGCGCGGTTTCACCTACGGTCCGGACGACGAGCCGCTCGCCCTGCTGGACCCGGCGTCGGGCGTGCACTCCTACACCCACGACTGGCTCGGCGGCACGGCGAACCTGCTGACGCCGTCCGGCACGGTCGAGGAGGGCTACGACTACGACCCGTTCGGCAACCCGCGCGAAGGGCCGACCCTGACCGGGCAGAACCTGCCGGGCCAGAGCATCGAGAACCCGATGCAGTTCACCGGGCAGTACCAGGACTCCACCTCCGGTGACGGCAACTACTACCTGCGGGCCCGCAACTACGACCCGGGCACCGGCCGGTTCAGCAGCCGCGACCCGCTGCCCACCGGCCAGGGCGCCACGTCGGCCTACACGTACGCCTCGAACAACCCGGTGGCGTACACCGACCCGACCGGCATGGTGCCGGAGGCCGGCGACACCACCGGCGCGGCGCCGGTCGTCCAAGGCCCGTCCCCGGAGGACCTGGCCCGGGCCAACCAGATCCAGTCCAAGAGCACGCTGGACGTGATCCTGGAGGCCGGCGGCCAGATCCTGATGGAGTTCCTCGGGATCAACGACATCCTCAACTGCCTCAAGGGCGACCTGGTCGCCTGCGTCTCGATGGTCGTCGGCGCCCTGCCCTGGGGCAAGATCTTCAAGGCCAAGAAGATCGGTGAGGCGATCTTCCGGGCCGGCAAGGCCGTGGTCACCTTCTTCCAGGAGCTGAAGTGGGCCCGGGCCATCATCAAGGGCGCCGCGGACGCGGCCGAGGCGGCCAGGAAGGCGGCCGCCGCGGCCGCCAAGGCCGCAGCGGAGAAGGCCGCGGCAGCCAAGCAGGCGGCGGAAGCGGCAGCCAAGAAGGCCGCCGCCGAAGCCGCGGCGAAGGCCAAGGCCCTCGCCGCGAAGGCCAAGGCGAAGACCCGCAAGTCGGCGGCGGACAACGGGGGCGACGCGCCCTCCTGCCCGATCCGGCGGCACAGCTTCGTGGCCGGAACCACGGTGCTGCTGGCCGACGGGTCCAGCAAGCCGATCGAGGAGCTGGAGCCGGGCGACACCGTCCAGGCGGCCGATCCGGAAACCGGGGAGTCCGGGGCCCGGCAGGTCACCCACACCATCCGCACCGACGACGACAAGCACTTCGTCGACGTCACCGTGGCCGGTACGGACGGCGAGCAGCACACCATCACCACCACCGACACGCACCCGTTCTGGTCGGTGACCCGTGGCGAGTGGGTGAAGGCGGGCGACCTGAACAAGGGCGACCTGCTGCGCACCTCGGCGGGGACCTACGTCCAGCTGTCCGCGGTCCGGTCGTACACCCATGGTGGGCGGACCTATGACCTCACCGTCGACGACCTGCACACGTACTTCGTCAACGCCGGTGGCGCAGCGGTCCTCGTCCACAACAACGACGACATCCTCTGCGAGACCTCGGACCTCTTCGACGAGTTCGACGTCACCCCCGGTGAGGGATTCGATCCCACGGTGCCGTCCGCCGGCAACCGCAGCTACATCACCTACGCGTTCCGCAACGAGGCGGACGAGGTCACCTATGTCGGCCGGGCGTCCGGTCGCGGAAACCCGGCACAGGTCCTCGCGGGCCGGCTGAGCCGGGGACACGATCACTTCACCGAAGGGCTGACCCCCGAGGTGATCGCGGTGCAGGGGAGTTACGCGTCCAACCGCGGAGCGGAGGAGTTCTTCATCCAGGGTTACCTCCAGCGCGGTGCTAGCCTCACCAACAGTGATCCCGCGGTGGGCTTCAGCAAGACCGCGCGCGGGAAGAAGTCCGTGGGATACATAGACGCCTTCTTCACCGAGTTGCTGGGGTGA